From one Paenibacillus sp. FSL K6-1330 genomic stretch:
- a CDS encoding penicillin-binding transpeptidase domain-containing protein, which translates to MKGFKIYKDAPDEAEMKRRYNGRINIFFFSAFLIFCVIIIRMAILQFVEGPELASQEIGGEQKHFPLQPIRGSIIDASGTKLAYSTASNSLYITLMKDYSKKTDKGKENRPEAEELAKRLVQAFNKYGDPKAEPMTVKTVIDDLDLEYNKQHGYEPRRIKSDLTKEEIAYFMENRAKFPGIQIVEENVRHYDPDTVAVQTIGFLKKFSGSKDLKDYEAIDQSNKDQKNPGLIYTEEEWIGYDGLERMFQEELRGKSGYLSIPINPQNMVDGVPTMVAPEKGHNIHTTIHKDIQLSTEQAITDQLQYLHTHPVSGKLHKDALTGYAVAMEVDTGNVVAMASMPDYDSNVRVNGGKITPDIVDSSGNGTITIYGSGRSGNGFESTIYLGSVIKPLTVLIGLNEGLFGLNETYDDKGYALIGREGYEKAISNSSGHRNGPIKPQQAIQQSSNAFMIDMIGKELVGKYGGEKGVKKWDEYMMQFGLGVATGSGLPGEFKGRGEYTNTKAAGSNLAALAYASFGQMGKYTPLQLAQYTVMLANEGKRIKPQLVSKITDQEGNVVKEFGREILNEVEFPKAYWQTVKRGMNTQGLAAFEDFKYDFARKTGTSEQEAKVNGTWKKIDNGVFIAFAPRDNPKLAVAVVVPEGGFGSQSAAPIARKIFDAYDEVYGLDGTPHPKKTEEQKKESSEDETEDNR; encoded by the coding sequence GTGAAGGGCTTTAAAATTTATAAGGACGCACCGGATGAAGCGGAAATGAAACGCAGATATAACGGACGGATTAATATTTTCTTTTTTAGTGCATTTCTTATCTTTTGCGTCATTATCATTCGAATGGCCATATTGCAGTTCGTAGAGGGACCGGAGCTTGCGAGTCAGGAAATCGGTGGAGAGCAGAAGCACTTCCCGCTGCAGCCGATCCGGGGGTCCATCATCGATGCATCCGGCACGAAGCTTGCTTACTCTACGGCTTCAAACTCTTTATATATCACGCTCATGAAGGATTACAGCAAAAAGACGGACAAAGGAAAAGAAAACAGGCCGGAAGCGGAAGAGTTGGCGAAGCGGCTTGTCCAGGCGTTTAACAAGTATGGGGACCCCAAGGCGGAACCGATGACCGTCAAAACAGTGATTGACGACCTGGATTTGGAATATAACAAGCAGCATGGTTATGAACCCAGACGAATCAAATCCGATTTGACGAAGGAAGAGATCGCTTATTTCATGGAGAACCGAGCCAAGTTTCCCGGCATCCAGATCGTGGAGGAGAATGTAAGGCACTATGATCCGGATACGGTGGCGGTTCAGACGATCGGATTTCTAAAGAAGTTCAGTGGCTCTAAAGACCTTAAGGATTATGAGGCTATTGATCAGAGCAACAAGGATCAGAAGAATCCCGGCTTGATCTACACGGAAGAAGAGTGGATTGGCTATGACGGATTGGAGCGGATGTTTCAGGAAGAACTGCGCGGCAAGAGCGGGTATCTCAGCATTCCGATCAATCCGCAGAATATGGTGGACGGCGTACCGACGATGGTCGCTCCTGAAAAAGGCCATAATATTCACACCACGATTCATAAAGACATTCAGCTTTCGACAGAGCAGGCCATTACGGATCAGCTTCAATATCTTCATACCCATCCCGTATCGGGCAAGCTTCATAAGGATGCCTTGACCGGATACGCGGTCGCTATGGAGGTGGACACCGGTAATGTAGTCGCGATGGCCAGTATGCCGGATTACGACTCGAATGTACGTGTAAACGGAGGCAAGATTACGCCGGATATCGTGGATTCGTCGGGAAACGGCACGATTACAATCTACGGATCGGGCAGATCGGGAAACGGGTTTGAATCCACGATCTATCTTGGTTCTGTCATTAAACCGCTGACCGTGTTGATCGGGCTGAATGAGGGGTTATTTGGCTTGAACGAAACGTATGACGATAAAGGGTACGCTTTAATCGGCCGGGAAGGATATGAGAAGGCTATCTCCAACTCGAGCGGACATCGAAATGGACCCATTAAGCCGCAGCAAGCAATCCAGCAATCCTCGAATGCTTTTATGATCGATATGATCGGCAAGGAGTTAGTTGGCAAGTACGGAGGAGAGAAAGGCGTCAAAAAGTGGGATGAGTATATGATGCAGTTTGGTCTTGGTGTTGCCACGGGGAGCGGCTTGCCCGGGGAATTTAAGGGCCGTGGGGAGTATACGAATACAAAGGCAGCGGGGAGTAATCTGGCAGCTTTAGCCTATGCTTCCTTCGGTCAGATGGGGAAATACACGCCGCTCCAGCTAGCCCAATACACCGTTATGCTGGCGAATGAAGGCAAGCGGATCAAGCCGCAACTGGTCAGCAAAATCACGGATCAGGAGGGCAACGTGGTCAAGGAGTTCGGTCGCGAGATCCTGAACGAGGTCGAATTCCCCAAAGCGTATTGGCAGACCGTCAAGCGTGGGATGAATACGCAGGGGCTGGCAGCATTCGAAGATTTTAAATATGATTTTGCCCGAAAAACGGGAACCTCCGAGCAGGAAGCTAAAGTGAATGGAACGTGGAAGAAGATTGATAACGGCGTCTTCATCGCCTTTGCTCCGCGGGATAATCCGAAGCTGGCGGTTGCCGTCGTTGTACCGGAAGGCGGCTTCGGATCGCAAAGCGCCGCGCCGATTGCGAGGAAAATATTCGATGCTTATGATGAAGTCTACGGACTTGATGGAACGCCGCATCCGAAGAAGACTGAAGAGCAGAAGAAGGAAAGCAGTGAGGACGAGACAGAGGACAATAGATAA
- a CDS encoding NUDIX hydrolase: MTLKWLDWAKEIQAISQAGLEYTRDVYDKERFEQLRELSIKIMQEYTEAGDEKIRTLFASETGYQTPKVDVRGVIFQEGKLLLVKEKADGAWALPGGWADIGLSPAEVVVKEVKEEAGYEVRATRLLAVLDKKFHNHPPSAFHVYKMFIQCDITGGTAGVGTETSAVGFFAQDELPPLSQERNTKEQLQRIFEFEKQPHLPTWLD, encoded by the coding sequence ATGACACTAAAATGGTTGGATTGGGCAAAAGAGATACAGGCGATCAGCCAGGCCGGACTGGAATATACGAGGGATGTCTATGACAAGGAACGGTTTGAGCAGCTAAGGGAGCTCAGCATCAAGATCATGCAGGAGTATACCGAAGCTGGCGACGAGAAGATCCGTACGCTGTTTGCGAGTGAAACCGGATACCAAACGCCGAAGGTGGACGTCCGTGGCGTTATTTTTCAAGAGGGGAAGCTACTTCTGGTGAAGGAAAAGGCCGACGGAGCTTGGGCATTGCCGGGAGGATGGGCGGACATCGGTCTATCGCCTGCCGAGGTTGTTGTGAAGGAAGTGAAGGAAGAAGCGGGTTATGAGGTACGCGCAACGAGATTACTGGCTGTATTGGATAAGAAGTTTCATAACCATCCGCCTTCGGCCTTCCATGTGTACAAAATGTTCATTCAGTGCGACATTACGGGTGGAACTGCAGGTGTGGGGACCGAGACGTCCGCGGTCGGTTTTTTCGCGCAGGACGAACTGCCTCCGCTGTCTCAGGAACGAAATACCAAGGAACAGCTGCAGCGAATCTTCGAGTTCGAGAAACAGCCTCATCTGCCAACTTGGCTGGATTAA
- a CDS encoding potassium channel family protein: MISFLLTLKRLFSGLFRAFKQRYFVALFVLIVIMLISGTMFYTKQEGLSVLDALYFCVVTLSTVGHPEFVPQTPLGKTFTMVYIVVGTGIFLGMAGQLAYALIRTNQRDEKD, from the coding sequence ATGATATCTTTTTTACTAACGTTAAAACGTCTCTTCAGCGGTCTGTTTCGAGCGTTTAAGCAGCGGTATTTTGTAGCGCTGTTTGTATTGATCGTCATTATGCTGATATCGGGTACGATGTTTTATACCAAGCAGGAAGGGTTATCCGTGCTGGATGCCCTGTATTTCTGCGTAGTGACGTTGAGTACAGTAGGTCATCCGGAATTCGTGCCGCAGACACCGCTTGGTAAAACATTCACGATGGTGTATATTGTCGTCGGTACGGGTATATTCCTTGGGATGGCTGGACAATTGGCGTATGCCTTAATCCGAACGAATCAAAGGGATGAAAAGGACTGA
- a CDS encoding SNF2 helicase associated domain-containing protein, translated as MGYQLTERVIKLLCGKTSYDRGGVLYRDGYVTMLKQDPDTRKYEAEVTDQELGIAYAEIDSNGDVFTECSCIDYGFSRKRCRHIAALLLNIRDIEQTVEAPIRPYPSLLHPSGSGNTEDGQLTPRYSPEHDRSSDEGKQDALLSSQLLGLFSYSEGRRATAASRFDTREVLEMEFIFKLYPYGNRKYLFGVELRIGKKRLYIVQRIREFLACVKYGKTCMFTKNFTYDPELHSFKKEDDDILQELIRVYEHESMFKQSLDMYAPHGKHGSGDRMLIIPPTFWPQVRERLSHSNHSLLSLDGILTDKLEFVQDPIPLQFEFDEAGNDQYLMKIEGLERMTVLESYGLVIVDGKLIQLELDACRRLSEMKQLLENANKPHIRIQPEMMESIMERVVPGLMKLGSVHVAQTVSDRIVKTPLKAKLYLDRVRGRLLAGLEFQYGEITINPLEGHRAIRSSSSILVRDGEQEQRILELMENASFAKTDGGFFMNDEDAEYDFLYHTIPQLEKLLVVYATTAVKERVLTEPMGAKVRVEVDERTDWLELKFDMEGIREAEIREIVKSLEEKRKYHRLRNGALLPLESAEFQAMVALMNRVGPWLYEGEGTQFKMPAVQGLQLLDWENLGSTVQLGRSLRQMLQHVKNPDHLDFAVPPNLETVLRDYQKFGFQWMKTMAHYRFGGILADDMGLGKTIQSIAFILSVLPEIRERNEPALIVAPASLLYNWHNELQKFAPEIKAVIADGTQTERAKIIQNAGNADVIITSYPLLRRDVERYAKLPFLTLILDEAQFFKNYTTQTAQVVKTLHARYRFALTGTPVENRLEELWSIYDAVFPALFGDRKTFQELPKETVVRRVRPFLLRRLKSDVLKELPEKIETVQASGLLVEQKKLYTAYLAKLRQETLKHLAQDGFQKSRIRILAGITRLRQICCHPALFVEGYEGSSAKFEQLLETIEECRLAGRRMLVFSQFTGMLNLIAGELGYRGIPFFYLDGQTPASERVKLCERFNEGEREVFLISLKAGGTGLNLTGADTVILYDLWWNPAVEQQATDRAHRIGQKKVVQVIRLVAQDTIEDKMVALQQKKKDLIEELVQPGGESLPSWTEAEIRELLTLQG; from the coding sequence ATGGGTTACCAACTGACCGAACGGGTGATCAAACTATTATGCGGAAAGACCTCCTATGATCGTGGCGGGGTTTTATATAGAGATGGATATGTAACGATGCTGAAACAAGATCCGGACACTCGAAAATACGAGGCAGAAGTGACGGATCAGGAGTTGGGTATCGCCTATGCTGAGATTGACTCGAACGGGGATGTATTCACCGAATGCAGCTGCATCGATTATGGATTCTCCCGGAAGCGGTGCAGACATATTGCGGCGCTGCTCCTGAACATCCGTGATATTGAGCAAACGGTGGAAGCTCCGATACGCCCTTATCCATCGTTATTACATCCTTCTGGTAGCGGAAATACAGAAGACGGGCAATTAACGCCTCGGTATTCTCCGGAGCATGACAGAAGCTCGGATGAAGGGAAGCAGGATGCGCTGCTCAGCAGCCAGCTGCTCGGATTGTTCTCTTATTCCGAAGGCCGGAGGGCCACGGCAGCGTCCAGGTTTGACACCCGAGAAGTTCTGGAGATGGAGTTCATCTTCAAGTTATATCCTTACGGAAATCGGAAATACTTGTTCGGCGTAGAGCTGCGAATAGGTAAGAAACGATTGTATATCGTGCAGCGGATTCGAGAGTTTCTGGCGTGTGTAAAATACGGCAAAACCTGCATGTTCACGAAGAATTTCACGTACGATCCGGAGCTGCACAGTTTTAAAAAGGAGGATGATGATATTCTCCAGGAGCTGATTCGTGTATACGAGCATGAAAGCATGTTTAAACAGTCACTGGACATGTATGCTCCGCATGGCAAACACGGAAGCGGTGACCGAATGCTGATTATTCCTCCCACTTTTTGGCCCCAAGTAAGGGAACGATTGTCCCATTCGAACCATTCCCTGTTGTCTTTGGACGGGATCCTCACGGATAAGCTGGAATTCGTTCAAGATCCGATCCCCCTTCAATTCGAGTTTGATGAAGCCGGGAATGATCAATACCTGATGAAGATCGAGGGACTGGAGCGAATGACCGTTCTGGAAAGTTACGGACTCGTCATTGTGGACGGTAAGCTTATTCAGCTTGAATTGGATGCTTGCAGAAGACTCTCCGAGATGAAGCAGCTGCTTGAGAATGCGAATAAACCGCATATCCGGATTCAACCTGAGATGATGGAGTCCATTATGGAGCGGGTGGTTCCGGGACTGATGAAGCTTGGAAGTGTCCATGTGGCACAGACCGTATCTGACCGCATTGTCAAAACGCCTTTAAAAGCGAAGCTCTATCTGGACCGGGTGCGTGGCCGGCTTTTGGCCGGACTCGAATTTCAATATGGAGAAATCACCATTAATCCGTTGGAGGGGCATCGCGCCATACGCAGCAGCAGCTCGATCCTCGTTCGCGACGGAGAGCAGGAGCAGCGGATTCTTGAGCTCATGGAGAACGCCTCCTTTGCCAAGACCGATGGCGGTTTCTTCATGAACGATGAGGATGCCGAATACGATTTCCTGTATCATACGATCCCGCAGCTGGAGAAGCTGCTGGTTGTTTATGCAACGACGGCCGTGAAGGAACGGGTGCTTACTGAACCGATGGGTGCCAAGGTGCGGGTGGAGGTCGACGAACGGACGGATTGGCTTGAATTGAAGTTTGATATGGAGGGGATTCGGGAAGCCGAAATTCGGGAGATCGTCAAGTCGCTTGAAGAAAAACGCAAATATCACCGGTTGCGAAACGGCGCGCTGCTTCCGCTGGAAAGCGCCGAGTTCCAGGCAATGGTTGCTTTAATGAACCGGGTAGGGCCTTGGTTATACGAAGGGGAGGGCACGCAGTTCAAAATGCCGGCAGTCCAAGGACTTCAGCTGCTGGATTGGGAAAATTTGGGATCAACGGTCCAGCTTGGCCGATCCTTGCGCCAAATGCTGCAGCATGTGAAGAATCCGGATCATTTGGATTTTGCCGTGCCGCCGAACCTTGAAACGGTCCTCCGGGATTATCAGAAGTTTGGTTTCCAATGGATGAAGACGATGGCCCACTACCGCTTCGGCGGCATCTTGGCCGATGATATGGGCCTTGGTAAAACGATTCAGAGCATTGCATTCATTCTGTCAGTACTTCCGGAGATCAGAGAACGTAACGAACCTGCGTTGATCGTGGCGCCGGCCTCTCTGCTCTATAACTGGCATAATGAGCTCCAGAAGTTTGCGCCCGAGATCAAGGCCGTCATTGCCGATGGTACGCAGACCGAACGGGCTAAAATCATACAGAATGCGGGGAACGCAGATGTCATCATTACTTCTTACCCGCTGCTCCGCAGGGACGTTGAGCGCTATGCGAAGCTGCCGTTCTTAACGTTAATTCTGGATGAAGCCCAATTCTTCAAAAATTACACAACGCAAACGGCTCAGGTAGTCAAAACGCTGCATGCCCGTTATCGGTTTGCGCTGACAGGTACCCCGGTCGAGAACCGACTTGAGGAACTATGGTCCATATATGATGCCGTTTTCCCGGCACTCTTTGGAGATCGAAAAACGTTTCAGGAATTGCCGAAAGAAACCGTGGTGAGGCGAGTGCGTCCCTTCCTGCTTCGCAGGCTGAAATCGGATGTGCTCAAGGAGCTGCCGGAGAAGATCGAGACGGTTCAGGCATCGGGCCTGCTGGTCGAGCAGAAGAAGCTCTATACCGCCTATCTTGCGAAGTTAAGGCAAGAGACGCTCAAGCATTTGGCGCAGGATGGCTTTCAGAAGAGTCGGATTCGCATCTTAGCGGGCATTACTCGTCTGCGCCAGATCTGCTGTCACCCGGCCCTATTCGTGGAGGGCTATGAGGGTAGTTCGGCCAAGTTTGAGCAGCTTCTGGAAACCATTGAGGAATGTCGGCTTGCGGGAAGACGGATGCTGGTATTCTCCCAGTTTACGGGGATGCTGAATCTGATTGCCGGGGAGCTCGGATATCGGGGGATCCCGTTTTTCTACTTGGATGGACAGACTCCGGCATCGGAGCGAGTGAAGCTGTGCGAACGCTTCAACGAAGGAGAACGGGAAGTGTTCCTCATATCACTGAAGGCAGGCGGAACGGGGCTAAACCTGACCGGGGCCGATACGGTGATCTTGTATGATCTGTGGTGGAACCCTGCTGTAGAGCAGCAGGCGACGGACAGGGCACATCGCATCGGACAGAAGAAGGTTGTGCAGGTGATACGGCTGGTGGCTCAGGATACCATCGAGGATAAAATGGTCGCCCTGCAACAGAAGAAGAAGGATCTGATCGAGGAACTGGTTCAACCGGGAGGAGAGTCGCTTCCAAGCTGGACCGAGGCGGAAATCCGGGAGCTGCTGACGCTTCAGGGTTGA
- a CDS encoding GNAT family N-acetyltransferase translates to MNPAFSIIEVDPLETDMHHQLTELLIRVVENGASVGFLAPLSYDEAFAYWEDVLGPGVTLWVAVQDEQMIGTVQLQCAMKANGRHRAEVAKLMVDPASRRGGIGRALMLHLEPKAKQEGRTLLVLDTREGDPSNKLYQSLGYIQAGVIPDYAISSNGQLDGTVLYYKRI, encoded by the coding sequence ATGAACCCTGCGTTTTCCATAATAGAGGTCGATCCATTAGAAACCGACATGCATCATCAATTAACGGAATTATTGATTCGGGTAGTTGAAAATGGGGCATCGGTAGGATTCTTAGCTCCGCTGTCTTACGATGAAGCTTTCGCTTACTGGGAGGATGTACTTGGCCCAGGGGTTACCCTGTGGGTTGCCGTGCAGGATGAGCAGATGATCGGCACGGTTCAGCTGCAGTGCGCCATGAAGGCGAATGGTAGACACCGGGCCGAGGTAGCGAAACTGATGGTGGATCCTGCATCCCGTCGCGGCGGCATCGGCAGAGCGTTGATGCTGCATCTGGAGCCGAAAGCCAAGCAAGAGGGTAGAACCTTGCTGGTCTTAGATACCCGGGAGGGGGACCCCTCCAACAAGCTGTATCAGTCTCTGGGTTACATCCAAGCTGGAGTCATACCCGATTATGCCATATCCTCTAACGGCCAATTGGACGGGACGGTGCTGTATTACAAACGTATCTAA
- a CDS encoding TIGR01777 family oxidoreductase, whose product MKKIVLAGGTGFIGTYLTKKFTNEQQTQVLMISRRKGHIAWNDQEAIVAALEGADMLINLAGKSVNCRYDEKNKELIIKSRVDTTNILGSAIEACHTPPRTWFNSSTATIYRHAEDKPMTEEQGEIGSGFSVEVAKEWERAFFSFSLPQTRQIALRIAIVLGPGGGVMTPYVNLVKYGLGGVQGTGKQKFSWIHVEDLYRMILFLQERAELSGVFNCASPYPVTNKELMEQLRLSLNRRLGLPSPKWLLELGARLIQTETELVLKSRWVMPDRLCKAGFHFTYDTLNKALADILKR is encoded by the coding sequence ATGAAAAAGATCGTTTTGGCCGGTGGAACTGGCTTTATCGGAACTTATCTTACGAAAAAATTCACGAATGAACAGCAAACACAAGTACTTATGATATCCCGACGGAAGGGTCATATCGCATGGAACGATCAAGAAGCTATCGTTGCTGCCCTGGAGGGGGCGGATATGCTGATTAATTTAGCAGGTAAATCGGTCAATTGCCGTTACGATGAGAAAAATAAGGAGCTTATAATCAAATCAAGAGTAGATACAACGAATATACTCGGCAGTGCCATCGAGGCATGCCATACTCCTCCGCGTACATGGTTTAATTCCAGTACGGCTACGATTTATCGCCATGCGGAAGATAAGCCGATGACGGAGGAGCAGGGCGAAATCGGCTCGGGCTTCTCCGTCGAGGTTGCCAAGGAATGGGAACGCGCGTTCTTCTCATTCTCGCTGCCTCAAACAAGACAAATCGCTTTGCGTATTGCCATCGTACTGGGACCGGGCGGCGGCGTCATGACTCCTTATGTTAACCTGGTAAAATACGGACTTGGTGGCGTTCAAGGTACGGGCAAGCAAAAGTTCAGTTGGATCCACGTGGAGGATCTGTACCGCATGATTCTGTTCTTACAAGAGAGGGCAGAGCTGAGCGGGGTTTTCAATTGTGCGTCTCCCTATCCGGTTACGAATAAGGAATTGATGGAGCAGCTTCGGCTTTCATTGAATCGCAGATTGGGATTGCCGTCACCTAAATGGCTGCTTGAGCTGGGCGCCCGGCTTATTCAAACCGAAACGGAACTCGTGCTGAAGAGCCGCTGGGTTATGCCGGACAGACTCTGCAAGGCAGGGTTTCATTTTACATACGATACGCTGAATAAAGCACTGGCTGACATCTTGAAGCGATAA
- a CDS encoding methyltransferase domain-containing protein encodes MGTSNWQNLSYCVDLIRYVSPKSVLDVGVGFGRWGMICREYLDVWGGRVFRANWNTRIEGIEIYPANIDSYHSSFYNDIHVVDAYDHIQTGVQPGQFDLIILGDVLEHFTKERALILLQTCIQKSRFVLLNIPIGTDWPQGAEYGNEFETHLSIWTTEELDLFPVADKRHFKDYINRDFSTYLFSMTGK; translated from the coding sequence ATGGGAACATCAAACTGGCAGAATTTATCTTACTGTGTGGATCTGATCCGATATGTATCTCCTAAGTCCGTCCTGGATGTCGGCGTTGGTTTTGGTCGCTGGGGTATGATCTGCCGTGAATATTTGGACGTATGGGGAGGGCGCGTATTTCGCGCAAATTGGAACACGCGCATCGAGGGGATTGAAATCTATCCGGCTAATATCGATTCCTATCATTCCAGTTTCTATAACGATATTCATGTTGTGGATGCATACGACCATATACAAACGGGCGTACAGCCGGGACAATTCGATCTGATCATCCTGGGTGACGTTCTGGAGCACTTTACAAAAGAGCGGGCGCTTATCCTGCTGCAAACCTGTATCCAAAAATCCCGTTTTGTTTTGCTTAATATTCCGATTGGAACGGATTGGCCCCAGGGAGCCGAATACGGGAACGAATTCGAGACCCATTTAAGCATATGGACAACGGAGGAGCTGGATCTGTTTCCCGTAGCTGACAAGAGGCATTTTAAGGATTACATTAACCGTGATTTTTCCACATATTTGTTTTCGATGACAGGCAAGTAG
- a CDS encoding aminoglycoside phosphotransferase family protein, whose product MKTFKPEMTLDMAVSHLKHIEGEAVMNVTPIEMGELSKVFSYRKGDADYVIHFKDNGDSLHKALKIYDMYGTQSLPIPRIHKIGKVENIHFSISDKVSGTPISALEPIQIRGLIPDIVQQFMRIRQIHIGESYEGFGWITPQGKAAHGSWLAYLTSVFDEEQEGFYHGWQSLYENSFLEKEFFEEIYQTMIELVRYSPPERYLVHGDFHLGNMLGENENVTGIVDWEMAMFGDFMLDVSVLHMWYPMLEFPKKLQQAMEQQGVSIPYFEERLLGHQLFKALDGLRFYAKKDDPHSYQFMKNQIMSLLN is encoded by the coding sequence ATGAAAACATTTAAGCCGGAGATGACTTTGGATATGGCGGTAAGTCATCTGAAGCATATTGAAGGGGAAGCAGTAATGAATGTCACCCCCATCGAGATGGGGGAACTGAGCAAGGTGTTCAGTTACCGCAAGGGAGATGCCGATTATGTCATTCATTTTAAGGATAATGGGGACAGCCTTCATAAAGCGCTCAAAATCTACGATATGTACGGCACGCAATCCTTGCCCATTCCCCGTATCCACAAGATAGGGAAGGTGGAGAATATTCACTTCTCCATTTCGGATAAAGTATCCGGCACGCCGATAAGTGCTCTTGAGCCGATCCAAATCCGAGGGCTTATCCCCGACATTGTCCAGCAGTTCATGCGGATCCGTCAGATACATATCGGAGAGTCCTATGAAGGCTTCGGGTGGATTACTCCGCAAGGCAAGGCTGCTCATGGTTCATGGCTGGCCTACCTGACGTCTGTTTTCGATGAGGAGCAAGAAGGTTTCTACCATGGATGGCAGAGCCTGTATGAGAATAGTTTTCTGGAAAAAGAGTTCTTTGAAGAAATCTACCAAACGATGATCGAACTGGTTCGTTATTCGCCTCCGGAGCGATATCTTGTACATGGAGATTTCCATTTGGGCAATATGCTGGGAGAGAACGAGAACGTAACGGGGATCGTGGATTGGGAGATGGCCATGTTTGGCGACTTCATGCTGGATGTCTCTGTTCTTCATATGTGGTACCCGATGCTGGAGTTTCCCAAAAAGCTGCAGCAAGCGATGGAGCAGCAAGGCGTAAGTATTCCTTATTTTGAAGAGAGGCTGTTAGGCCATCAACTGTTCAAAGCGCTGGACGGACTCCGTTTTTATGCGAAGAAGGATGATCCCCACAGCTATCAGTTCATGAAAAACCAAATCATGTCGCTATTAAATTGA
- a CDS encoding STM3941 family protein, with product MQEQEEIKIYSKVTKMLIGSLAFVLLGSGLVYGGVTSDNMVIAIVGIICALFFGAGLVFAITKLFQSDPALLINKEGIVDKSSYVSAGAVAWNEIKNIHIYQIKNEKFIGIEVYDPAHLMSRHPAWKRKLMNMNKGMTGSTIHISASSISANLYELFPLLYRRWNASKSNPDQMMKEEIML from the coding sequence ATGCAGGAACAAGAAGAGATAAAGATTTATTCCAAGGTGACAAAAATGCTAATAGGCTCTCTGGCGTTTGTGCTGCTGGGTAGTGGATTAGTATACGGCGGGGTGACGTCGGACAACATGGTCATTGCCATTGTCGGAATTATCTGCGCGTTGTTTTTTGGCGCGGGACTGGTGTTTGCCATCACAAAGCTTTTCCAATCAGACCCGGCACTCTTGATCAATAAAGAGGGGATCGTCGATAAATCCTCCTATGTGAGCGCTGGAGCCGTCGCGTGGAACGAAATTAAAAATATTCATATCTATCAGATAAAAAATGAGAAGTTCATAGGAATTGAGGTTTATGATCCTGCTCATCTGATGTCCCGGCACCCTGCCTGGAAGCGGAAGCTTATGAACATGAATAAAGGCATGACGGGTTCTACTATTCATATTTCTGCATCGAGTATCTCCGCTAATTTATATGAATTATTCCCCTTGTTATATCGAAGATGGAATGCGTCCAAATCGAACCCGGATCAGATGATGAAGGAGGAGATCATGTTATGA
- a CDS encoding PhzF family phenazine biosynthesis protein, protein MKSINVLHYDAFSVQPNKGNPAGVVLNADELTEEEMQSIARSVGFNETTFIVKSEQADIRLRYFTPGHEMNLCGHATMASMYALKTKGLLPEKETVWIETKVGILPIEFQNAEGQLSMKMKQDHPRFISYEGDVDRLASSIGLKRDDLDLSMPIVYGSTGIWTLLVPIKGLEHFDRMVPDNAVFPDVLTENPKASLHPFCLETMDASSFMHARHFSSPYSGTVEDPVTGTASGVMGAYYMTYLNPEVSSAQFNIEQGQEMGKDGRVHVQVNRWKETMDVYISGTAVFVKEFQVSY, encoded by the coding sequence ATGAAATCCATAAACGTACTTCATTATGATGCATTCTCGGTGCAGCCTAACAAGGGAAATCCTGCTGGTGTGGTCTTGAATGCGGATGAACTGACGGAGGAAGAGATGCAATCCATCGCCCGCAGCGTTGGATTCAATGAAACCACCTTTATCGTAAAGTCGGAGCAAGCAGATATCAGACTGAGGTATTTTACTCCCGGCCATGAAATGAACCTGTGCGGCCATGCCACTATGGCATCCATGTATGCCTTGAAAACCAAGGGTCTGCTGCCGGAAAAAGAAACCGTGTGGATTGAAACCAAAGTGGGCATTCTGCCCATAGAATTTCAAAATGCCGAGGGCCAGTTATCCATGAAGATGAAGCAGGATCATCCTCGATTCATATCTTATGAGGGAGATGTTGACCGCTTGGCATCATCCATAGGTCTGAAACGTGACGATTTGGACTTAAGTATGCCCATCGTGTATGGAAGCACGGGGATCTGGACATTGTTGGTGCCGATAAAAGGGTTGGAGCATTTTGACCGTATGGTGCCTGATAATGCAGTGTTTCCGGACGTTTTAACAGAAAATCCTAAAGCCTCGCTGCATCCTTTTTGCCTGGAAACGATGGATGCGTCTTCGTTCATGCACGCGAGACATTTCTCTTCACCATACTCTGGCACCGTTGAAGACCCGGTAACTGGAACTGCATCGGGGGTAATGGGAGCTTATTATATGACTTACCTGAACCCTGAGGTATCCTCCGCTCAATTTAATATTGAACAAGGCCAGGAAATGGGGAAAGACGGGAGAGTGCATGTTCAAGTGAATCGCTGGAAAGAGACCATGGATGTCTATATATCCGGTACGGCGGTGTTCGTCAAGGAGTTCCAGGTTAGCTATTGA